The Streptomyces sp. NBC_00236 DNA window GACCATGGCCGCGTACTCCGTGGCGCCACGCTCCGAGGTGTGGGTGTTGTCGCGCTTCTCGTCGGTGAGGTAGAGCGCCTTGGAGGCGTCGGGGCCGAGCTCCTCGACCCGCTGCCTGGTGAGGGCGGTCAGGTCGACGAGCGGGACGTCGTGCTCGGCGGCCAGCAGGCGGATCTGCGCGGGCAGGTCGACCCCGAGGCCGTTGACCAGGAGCGCGGTGCCGTTGTCCAGCGTGCCGTCGGCGTTGAACCAGCGCCGGACGACCGGGGTGACGAGCACGGGCCGGCCGCCTTCGGCGCGGATCGCCCCGATCATCGTGGTGAGGTTGGCGCGGTAGTCCGCCTCGGTCGTCTGCTTGTCGTTGTGGGCGAGCTGGATGAGCACGGTGTCGCCCCGGCGGATCAGCGGGCGGACCGTCGGGAAGAGCTGCGGCTGGTCGAGATACGTCTGAGAACTCTCACCGGAGTCCGCGTAGTTGGCGACGGACATGCCGGCCCGGAGATACTGCGGAAGCTCCTGCCCCCAGCCCGTGTAGGGGCTGCCGAGCTGATCACAGACGGTCGAGTCGCCGATCAGGAACAGCTGCGGGGTGCGCGGCGCCGGAGCCACGTGCAGGCCCGCGAGGAGCGGGGCGGGGCCGTCGAAGGCGAGGTCGAGGCCGGGGCTGCCGCTCGCCCCGGTGGGTTCGCCCTCGGGCTCGCGCACATTGACCGTGAAGGACCGGACCACCTGACGCCCGGCGGCGGTCGGCGTCTCACCGAGTACGGTGCGCCGCGTCTCGGCGGTGACCTTCGTGCGGCCCTCGGTGGCGCCACCGATGCGCACGGTGACGAGGTAGGTGCCGGGGGCCACGTCGAAGTGACAGATCACGGGGGCGGATCCGGTGCAGCCGGACGGGGCGGGCGCCGCCGACTCGGCTGCGGCGGGTGTGGCGAGGGCGGCCACGGCGGTCATGGCCGCCAGCAGGGCGGGGGCGGTTCTGCGGGCAAGGGGCACGGCGGGACTCCTTCGACGACGCGGGTGCGGGCGCGATAGCGGCAGCCATGCCGTACCGCAAGCGCTTTCTACCCCCGCGCGCCAGGCTTTGAATCCTTTCAGAACAGGGAAGTTGCCCGCGTTCTCCCACCACTGCCCCCAGCCGTGGGACCCCGTCGCTGTGGAAGGATGCCCGGCATCATGAGAACCAGGGTCTTTCGTTTGGGTCAGGCCGGATCAGGGAGCGGGGTCCGGTGCGTGCAGCTGCAAGGCGGAGGAGGGAGCCGCTGCGGAGCATGGGCGACCGACGACACCGCCGCAGATGCGCGTTCCGGGGCCCGCGAGCCCGGCATGATCCGGCCGCAAGGCCCTGGCACCAAGGCGTCCGGCGGGCCGCGATGAGAGGGCGTGCGAAGCCTCCGCCGTCACCCCTGCCCCAACGCGACGGGGTGGATCCGGTCCGGGTGCGACTCCCGGAGGATCCGGACGGGCAGTGGCCGACGGTCCGTGATCATCTGCTGGCGCGGTTCGCCGACGCGATCGGCGCGGAGCAGGTCGACGCCATGCTGGCCGGGGACCGGTTCGCCTCCACCCGGGGCCCGGTGACGGGACACGAGCCGTACACGGCGGGCCGGTACCTCTGGTTCCACCGGGACTTCGCACCGGAGGAGCCCGTGCCCTTCCCGGTCGGTGTGGTGCACCGGGACGAACACCTGGTCATCGCGGACAAGCCGCACTTCCTGGCGACGACTCCGCGCGGCCGGCACATCACCGAGACCGCCGTGGCCCGGCTCCGCCGCGAACTGGCCCTGCCGCTGCTGCAGCCCGCCCACCGGCTGGACCGGCTGACCGCGGGGCTCGTCCTCTTCGTCGTACGGCCGGAGGAACGGGGCGCGTACCAGACGCTGTTCCGGGACCGCCTCGTGCGCAAGGAGTACGAGGCGGTGGCACCGTACGCACCGGGGCTGGTGCTCCCCCGTACCGTGCGCAGCCGCATCGTGAAGGAGCGCGGGGTGATCGCCGCCCGCGAGGAGCCCGGCGAGCCCAACAGCGAGAGCCGGATCGAGCTGCTGGAGCACCGGGCCGGACTCGGCCGCTACCGGCTGCTGCCCGCCACCGGCCGCACCCATCAGCTGCGGGTCCATATGAACGGCCTCGGGCTGCCGCTCGTCCACGACCCCGTCTACCCCGTGGTCGAGGCGGAGGGCGCCTCCGACGACTTCTCGCGCCCGCTGCAACTCCTGGCCAGGGTCCTGGAGTTCACCGACCCGGTCACGGGAGAGCCGCACCGCTTCGAGAGCGGGTTGCGGCTCTCCGCGTGGCCGGAGAGTCAGGGCGTGTTTCGGAAGTAGCGCCGTCCGCCCGGAGAGCGGGCTCGGCGGCGTCCGGTGCGTGCGATCGCACGGCGGAGGGTCGCCCCGATACTGGTTGTACCGGGACGATCCCGACAACGCGGCGAGCAAGGGGGCCTCCCCTGCTCGAGCGAAGCCGAGAGCTCGGGGAAGTGCCAGGCGTCGCCGAGCAGGCGGGACTTTCGAAACACGCCCTGGGGGCGTCAGTGGCCGCGGGCGATCCACTCGTCCAGGTGCGGGGCCTCCGCGCCGATGGTCGTGGAGTCCCCGTGTCCGGTACGGACGGCGGTCTCCGGGTCCAGGGCGAGCAGCCGGTCCCGGATCGAGGCGACGATCGTCGGGAAGTGCGAGAAGGAACGGCCGGTGGCACCGGGCCCGCCCTGGAAGAGCGTGTCGCCGGTGAAGACGGTGGACAGCTCGGGGGCGTACAGGCAGACGGCGCCCGGGGCATGACCCGGGGTGTGCAGGACGGTCAGGGTCGTACCCGCGACCTGGATCTCCTGGCCGTCGGCCAGTTCACCGTCCGGGGCCCGGTCCGGGTGGGTCTGCTTCCACAGCGGCAGGTCGTCGGGGTGGAGCAGGACCGGTGCGCCGGTGGCGTCGGCGAGTGCCGGGGCGGCGTCGATGTGGTCGTTGTGCGCGTGGGTGCAGATGATGGCGCGCAGCGTACGTCCGCCGAGCGCGGCCTCGATGGCGGCGGCGTCGTGCGCGGCGTCGATGACGACCGCCTCGGTGTCGTCGCCGACGATCCAGACGTTGTTGTCGACGTCCCACTCGCCGCCGTCGAGGGCGAAGGTGCCGGAGGTGACGAGGTGGTCGATGCGTGCGGCCATCAGAAGACCACCACCGAGCGCAGGACGTCGCCGTCGTGCATCCTGGCGAAGGCCTGCTCGATGTCGCCGATCCCGATGGTCTCGGTGACGAACGCGCCGAGGTCGATCCGGCCCTGCTGGTGCAGGTCGATGAGCATCGGGAAGTCGCGCGAGGGCAGGCAGTCGCCGTACCAGGACGACTTGAGCGAGCCGCCGCGGCCGAAGACGTCCAGGAGCGGGAGTTCGAGCTGCATCTCCGGGGTCGGGACGCCGACCAGGACGACGGTACCTGCGAGGTCGCGGGCGTAGAAGGCCTGCTTGTACGTCTCCGGGCGGCCGACCGCCTCGATGACGACGTCGGCTCCGTTGCCGTCGGTGAGCGCGCGGATGGCCTCGACCGGGTCGGAGGAGCGGGAGTTGACGGTGTGCGTGGCGCCCATCGTCTTCGCCGTCTCCAGCTTGCGGTCGTCGATGTCCACGGCGATGATCTTCGCCGCGCCGGCCAGCCGGGCGCCCGCGATCGCCGCGTCGCCGACACCGCCGCAGCCGATGACGGCGACCGAGTCGCCGCGGCCGACCTGGCCGGTGTTGATGGCGGCTCCGATGCCCGCCATCACACCGCAGCCGAGGAGTCCCGCGACCTCCGGGGCGACCGCGGGGTCGACCTTGGTGCACTGGCCGGAGGCGACGAGGGTCTTCTCCGCGAAAGCGCCGATGCCGAGCGCCGGGGAGAGCTCGGTGCCGTCCAGCAGGGTCATCTTCTGCTTCGCGTTGTGCGTGTCGAAGCAGTACCACGGGCGCCCGCGCAGACAGGCGCGGCACTGTCCGCAGACGGCACGCCAGTTGAGGACGACGAAGTCGCCCGGGGCGACGTCGGTGACGCCGTCGCCCACGGACTCCACGACGCCCGCCGCCTCGTGGCCGAGGAGGAAGGGGAACTCGTCGTTGATGCCGCCCTGCTTGTAGTGCAGATCGGTGTGGCAGACGCCGCACGCCTGGATCTTCACCACGGCCTCACCGGGGCCGGGGTCCGGAATCACGATCGTCTCGACCCGTACCGGCTCGTTCTTTCCCGGTGCGATGACCCCTTGTACGTGCTGCGGCATTCCCGTGGTCTCCCTTGTGCGGCTTTCCCTGAGATCGATTCACGACTTTTCCTGAGATCGATCACGAACAACCGTACGCGGTGCGGAAGCCCCCGATGGTGCGCCGCGTTGGCACACCACCGTAACTCCGCGGTCGTCCCGGCTCAGTCCCCGTACACCCGGCGGCCGCCCACGTACGTGGCCAGGACCCGCGTCCCGGCGATCTCCTCGGGCGGTGCGGCGTAGGGGTCGCGGTCCAGGACCACGAGGTCGGCGAGGGCGCCGGCCCGGATGCTGCCGGTGTCGTCCAGATGGTTCACGTAGGCCGAGCCCGCCGTGTACGCGGCCAGCGCGTCGGTCAGCGAGATGCGCTGCTCCGGGAGGAAGGCCCGGCTGTGGTCCCCGCCGGGTACGACGCGGTTGACGGCCGTGTGGATGCCGTGCAGCGGATCGGCGCTGCTGACGGGCCAGTCGGAGCCCGCGGCCACGGTGGCGCCGGAGCGCAGCAGTGCGGCGAACGGGTACTGGAGCGCGGCCCGTTCGCGGCCGAGGAAGGGGATGGTCAGCTCGTCCATCTGGGGTTCGTGGGCGGCCCAGAGCGGCTGGATGTTGGCGGTGGCGCCGAGTGCGCGGAAGCGGGGGATGTCGTCGGGGTGGACGATCTGGAGGTGGGCGAGGTGGGGGCGGGTGTCGGTGCGGCCGTTGGCGGCGCGGGCGGCCTCGACGGCGTCCAGGGCCTCGCGCACCGCGCGGTCGCCGAGTGCGTGGAAGTGGGTCTGGAAGCCGAGGGCGTCCAGCTCGGTGACGTACCGGCGCAGGTCGAGTGGGTCGACGAAGCTGGTGCCGCTGTTGGCGGTGGCGCAGCCGCAGGCGTCGAGGTACGGGGCGAGGAGGGCGGCGGTGCCGGTCTCGGCGACCCCGTCCTGCATGATCTTCACCGACCGCGCGCGGAAGTTCCGGCCGGTCAGCTCCTCGCGCCTGGCGACGAGTCCGGGGATCTGTTCGGTGCCGTGCTCGCGGTCCCACCACAGGGCTCCGGTGACGCGGGCGGTGAGCGAGCCGTCCCGGTCCGCGGTGAGGTAGGCGTCGGCCACGTCGTCCATCGAGCCGTAGGTGCCGACGATGGCGTCCTGCCAGGCGGTGATGCCGTACGCGTGGAGCAGGCGCTGGGCGCGCAGGAGGCCGGCGAGCCGGTCGGCGGGGGTGGAGCGGGGGGCGTGGCGGGCGACCAGGTCCATGGCGCCCTCCTGGAGGAGTCCGGTGGGTTCGCCGCGCGCGTCGCGTTCGATGCGGCCGTCGGCCGGGTCGGGGGTGTGGGCGGTGATGCCGGCGAGGGCGAGGGCCCTGCTGTTGACCCAGGCGCCGTGGTGGTCGCGGTTGAGCAGGCAGGCGGGGCGGTCGGGCACGGCGGTGTCGAGCTGCTGCCGGGTGGGGGCGCCGCCCTCGAAGGCGTCCATCGACCAGCCGCCGCCGGTGATCCAGTCGCGTGCGGGGTTCTCGTCGGCGTAGGCCCGTACCGCGGCGATGGTGGCGACGCGGTCGCCGGCGCCGGTGAGGTCGCACTGCGCGAGTTCCTGCCCGGCGGTGACCGGGTGGACGTGGGCGTCCTGGAAGCCGGGGAGCAGGAGGCGTCCGGCGAGGTCGACCGTCTCGGTGCGCGGGCCGATGAGTTCGCGTACCTCGTCGTGGCCGACCGCGGTGATCCGGCCGCCGGTGACGGCGACGGTGGTGGCGCGGGTGCGGGCGGCGTCGGTGGTGTGGACGGGGCCGCCGGTGAAGACGAGGTCGGCGGGGGTGCGGGGCATGATGCCTCTTCCTTCGGTGGGTGGTTCGGGTGGGGATCAGGCCGGGTCGGGCACGGGGTCCGCGAGGACGTCCGGGGCGACGGACCGTCCGGTGACGAAGTACGGGGACCGCCTGGCCCACTTGGCCCAGGCCGCGGCGACGAAGCCGGTCAGCAGGATGACGGCCGGGCACAGGAGCATGAACCAGCCGTTGTCCGGGCTGACCTCGAAGTGGTCGGCGGAGGTGGCGAAGGTCCAGCAGAGGTATCCGCCGAGCGCGAGCAGGACGAGGGCGCTGATGACGGGGAGCACCACCGCCCGCACCGCCAGGGACGGGCTCTCCCGGAACGAGCCGCGGAAGCGGGCCGCGGCAGCCAGCGCGGTGAGGGCGTAGTAGACCGAGACGACGACCCCGATCGCGTTCACGGACGCCAGGATGAGGTCTCCGACCTTCGGTATGACGAGGGAGAGCACGGCGATGGCGGCGGCGATGCAGCCGACCGCGACGGTCCCGGCGGCGGGTGTTCCGTACCGCGGGCTGACCTTGGTCCACAGGGGGCCGAGCGTGCGGTCGCGGCCCATGGCGAACATGCCGCGCACCGTCGGGATCACCCCGGACTGCAGGGAGGCGACGGCGGACAGGGTGAGGGCGATCAACGGGAGCGCGGCGAGCGGCTGGTCGGCCAGCTGGTTGCCGAAGTAGGTGAGCCCCTGGGCGCCGTGGGCGGTCAGCTCGTCGAGTGACAGGACGCGCTGGAAGGCGAATGAGCCGAGCAGGAACAGGCCCAGCATCGTGAAGAGCGTGATGAGCCCGGCCTTGGAGGCGTCCTGCGGATCCCGGATCTCCTCGGTGACGCTGAAGGTGGACTCGAATCCCCAGAAGCAGAAGACGGAGAGCAGGAGGCCCTGGGCGAGCTCCTCGAAGGAGGGGATGGTGAACGGGTTGAGCCAGTCGAGGCTGAAGGGCTGCGAGCCGGCGAACAGGCCGTATCCGCAGAAGCCGAGCAGGACGGCGTACTCGAAGACGAGAAGGTACTTCTGGAAGGTGGCGGCCGACCGGAGGCCGGTGACGGCGGTGAAGGTGACGGCGACGAGGACGACGATGCCGAGCGCGGTCGACTGGGCGGTGGAGTCCGGGGCGAGCCGGAGCCCGGACACCTCGTGCAGCCCGGCCTCGCCCGCGAGTTGCAGCAGGGCGGAACCGGTGACCGTCGTGGTGTAGGCCAGGAACACGATCGTGGAGACGATGCCGATCCAGCCGACGAGGAAGCCGAGCCAGGGGCTGAGCGAGCGGCCCACCCATACGTAGCCGCTGCCCATGTTCGGCTCGACCCGGTTGAGCCGGGAGTAGGCGCCCGCGATGCCCAGGATCGGCAGGAAGGCGAGCAGCATGATGATCGGCAGATGCAGCCCGACGGCGGTGGCGGTGACGCCCAGCCCGATGCCGATGCTGGTGGTGGCCGCGGTCGACGAGGCCGCGATGGCGAACCCGTCGACCACGCCGAGGCTCTTGCGCAGGGCTGCGGGTGGCTGTGCCGGTCCGGCTGTTTCCTCGCGGTAGGACGTCACGGTCGCTCCTTCACCGAGGGGCGCTGTTCGGCCCCGATGGCGGCACATCGAACTCCTCGGGGCTTCCGCACGTCAACGGTGTTGTCATAAGGTGCCCGTATGAACGCGAGCGAGCGGGTGGTGCCGGAGGACGCGCGGCGGCGCAGGCGCCCCACCAAGCAGGGCGTCATGCTGTCCGAGCAGCTGATCGTGGAGACCGCGCTGCGCCTGATCGGCGAGCACGGGGCGTCGGCGCTCACCGTGCGCCGGCTCGGCGCCGCGCTGGGATGCGATCCGAGCGCGCTCTACCGCTATTTCCGGGACACGGACGAGCTGTTGCTGGCGGTGGCCGACGAGCTGATCGGGCGGACGCTGCGCAGTTGGCGGCCGACCGGTGACTGGCGGGCCGATCTGCGGTCGTTGGGGCTGCGGATGCACGCGGACTATCTGTCCCACCCGCAGGCGGCGCTGCTGACGTGCGCACGGGTGACCGGCCGTACGCACGAGATCCGGTCGGTGGAGGCGATCCTCGGGGTGCTGCGGGGCGCGGGCTTCCCGGATGCGGAGGCGGTACGGATCTACCACGTCTTCGTCGACCAGACGCTGTCGTTCGCGGCGCTGGACGCGTCGACGCTGGCGCTGCCGGAAAGGGCCCGGGCGCAGGAGGTGCAGGCCTGGCCGGAGATCTACGCCCGGCAGCCGGCGGACACGCACCCGAACATCGCGGCGACCGCGCCGGTACTGGTCGCGGAGATGGGCCGCAGCGGATATCCGGCGGCGCTGGAGATGATGCTGGCCGCGGCCGCCGCCCGGTTGCAGCACGTCAGGCGGTAGGCGGCAGAGGGCAAGCGGTAGGCGGCACGTCAGTCGGGGCGGATCAGGGCGCGAGCACGTCCAGTTCGTGCAGGGCGCCCACCGCGATCTCCTTCGTCAGCCGCTCCGCCCCGTCGGCGTCCCCCTCGCGCACCGCCTCGGCGAGCCGGACGTGCAGGGTGACGGCCGCCGGATCGGGGTCCTCGAACATGACCTGGTGGTGGGTGCGTCCCGCGAGGACCTCGGCGACCACGTCACCGAGGCGCGCGAACATCTCGTTGCCGGAGGCGTTGAGGATGATCCGGTGGAACGCGATGTCGTGTTCCAGGTACCCCTCCAGCTGCTGACCGCGCGAGGTGGCGACCATGCCGAGGGCCCGTTCGGTGAGCTCGGCGCACTGGGCGGCGGTGGCGTGGCGGGCGGCGAGCGAGGCGGCGACGGGTTCGATCGCCGAGCGCAGGACGGTCAGCGAGCGCAGCTGGCGCGGGCGGTCGGCGCCGGCCAGTCGCCACCGGATGACCTGCGGATCGTAGACGTTCCACGCCTCGGTCGGCCGTACCGTCACGCCGACGCGGCGCCGGGACTCGACCAGGTGCATGGACTCCAGGACCCGGATCACCTCCCGTACGACCGTGCGGGACACATCGAAGCGCTGGGCCAGCTCGTCCGTACGCAGAACCTGGCCGGGCAGATGCTCACCCGCGGCGATCTCCAGCCCCAGGGCGTCCAGCACATGCGTATGCAGCCCCTGGGCAGGTGTGGTCATGGGCCAAGCCTACGGGGGCCTCTCCGGGAGACTCCGCCGGGAACAAAAAGTACGACGTTTATGTCACAGCATCTTGAATAAGTCGTACGTATAGGTTTCAGTAGCGCGACGGACCGATGTCGACGACGACATCGAAGAAGACAGCGAGGCACCGTAATGAGCACCCCCCACGTCATCGTGGTGATGGGCGTCGCAGGGACCGGCAAGACCACGATCGGCCCCCTGCTCGCCGCCGAACTGGGCGTTCCGTACGCCGAGGGCGACGATTTCCATCCCGCGGCGAACATCGCCAAGATGTCGGCCGGCACCCCGCTGGACGATGCGGACCGGTGGCCCTGGCTCGACGCGATCGGGCAGTGGGCGCACAGCCGGGCGGGGCTCGGCGGCGTGGTCAGCAGCTCGGCGCTGAAGCGTGCCTACCGCGACCGGCTGCGCAGCGAGGCCCCCGGTGCCGTCTTCCTTCATCTGAGCGGTGACCGGTCGCTCATCGAGGAGCGGATGGCGGGCCGCAAGGGCCACTTCATGCCGACCGCACTCCTCGACTCGCAGTTCGCCACCCTCCAGCCCCTTGAGGACGACGAGGCGGGCGTCGCCGTGGACGTGTCCGGCTCCCCCGAGGAAATCACCCAGCGAGCCGTCGCCGCGTTGCGCCGGCTCGAGAACTGAGGATCATCACCGTGACCAGTCTCAGCGTCGAGATGCTGGCAGCGGACGCCGTCGAACCGATCACTTCGGCCGGCAACGCGCAGTTGGGCATCGCCGTCCTGGCGGGCATCGCCGTCATCGTTCTGCTCATCACCAAGTTCAAGATGCACGCGTTCCTCGCGCTCACCATCGGCTCGCTGGCGCTCGGCTCGTTCGCCGGCGCCGCGCCGGCGAAGACGATAGCCAGCTTCACCGCGGGCCTCGGCTCCACCGTCGCGGGTGTCGGCGTCCTCATCGCGCTCGGCGCGATCCTGGGCAAGCTGCTCGCCGACTCCGGCGGAGCGGACCAGATCGTCGACACGATCCTCGCGAGGACGAGCAACCGGGCCATGCCGTGGGCGATGGTCCTGATCGCCTCGATCATCGGTCTGCCGCTGTTCTTCGAGGTCGGGATCGTGCTGATGATCCCGGTGGTGCTCCTCGTCGCCAAGCGCGGCAACTACTCCCTGATGCGGATCGGCATCCCGGCCCTGGCCGGCCTCTCCGTGATGCACGGGCTCATCCCCCCGCACCCCGGTCCGCTGGTGGCGATCGACGCCCTCGACGCCAACCTGGGCGTCACGCTGGCCCTCGGTGTCCTGGTCGCGATCCCGACGGTGATCATCGCCGGTCCGGTCTTCTCCCGGTACGCCGCCCGCTGGGTGGACATCAAGGCGCCGGAGAAGATGATCCCGCAGCGCCCCTCCGAGGACCTGGACCGCCGCCCCAGCTTCGGCGCCACCCTGGCGACGATTCTGCTGCCCGTCGTCCTGATGCTGGCCAAGGCCCTCGTCGACATCGTGGTGGACGACCCGGAGCAGGGTCTCCAGCGGGTCACCGATGTGATCGGCTCGCCGCTGATCGCCCTGCTCGCGGCGGTCATCGTGGGCATGTTCACGCTGGGCCGGGCGGCCGGGTTCACCAAGGCCCGGCTCTCCACCACCGTGGAGAAGTCCCTCGCCCCGATCGCCGGAGTGCTGCTCATCGTCGGCGCGGGCGGCGGCTTCAAGCAGACGCTGATCGACGCCGGTGTGGGTCAGATGATCCTGGAGTTCTCCGAGGACTGGTCGATCCCCGCGCTGCTGCTCGGCTGGCTGATCGCCGTGGGCATCAGGCTCGCGACCGGCTCGGCGACGGTGGCCACCATCTCGGCGGCCGGTCTGGTCGCCCCGCTGGCCGCCGACATGTCGACCTCGCACGCCGCCCTGCTGGTCCTCGCCGTCGGTGCGGGCTCGCTCTTCTTCAGCCATGTCAACGACGCGGGGTTCTGGCTGGTGAAGGAGTACTTCGGGATGGACGTCGGCCAGACGGTGAAGACCTGGTCGGTGATGGAGACCATCATCTCCGTGGTCTCGCTGGCCTTCATCCTGCTCCTGTCACTGATCCTCTAGTGCCGGGTCAGCCAGGGTTTGCCCGGTAAGGAGCGGCGTCAGGTGCGTGCTCCCGGCGTGCCGGCCGGAAGTCCTCGTACTGGACGTACTCGGGCTTTCGGCCGGTGCGGCGAGGGTGCGTGCACGGCGTCGCGACGGGCGAACCCTGGCTGACGCGGCACTACCGCTCCCCCGGCTCCCGCCACAGCGGGTGCTCGCGACGCGCCCATTGGCGCTCGACCGACCCGGTACGCATGCCACGGCGTGCCTCCGGGTCGGCGAGCGCCATCGCGATGTGTCCGGCCAGCACGATGCCGATCGCGAGCGCCAGCCAGTCGTGGACGAACGTCGCGGCGGTCCGCCACACCAGCGGGGCGAGACCGGTGAACCACATCAGCAGCCCGGTGCCCACCATGACCAGGACCGCTCCCGCGATCCAGGCGGCGTACAGCTTCTGCCCGGCGTTGAACTTCCCGGCCGGGCGGGACTCCGGCCGGTGGTCACGCCGGCGCACCGCCCGCAGCCACTGCCGGTCGTGCGGCCCGAAGCGGTTGAGCCGGCCCAGATCGGCCCGCAGCGACCGCGCGAACAGCCCCGCCAGCAGCGGTACGGGGATGATCAGCCCGGACCACTCGTGCAGGGTGACCACGAGATGGCGGCGCCCGACGAGTTCGGCGAGCTGCGGTACGTACAGACAGGCAGCCGTCGCCACGCACAGGAGCGTCAGCGCGGCCGTGGTGCGGTGCACCCAGCGCACCGGGCCGCTGAAACGTCGTACCCGGCCGCCCGTTTCAGGTGGTGGGGGCATCGTCGCGGCCGTTGGACCGGCCGACCCAGGCGTCGACGTCATATCCGAGCTTCTCCCAGTATCCGGGGCGTACGGAGTCCGTGACGGTGATCCCGGAGAGCCATTTCGCCGACTTGTAGAAGTACATCGGGGCCACATAGAGCCGGACCGGGCCGCCGTGCGAGTGGGACACCGGCCGGTCCTGCATCCGCAGCGCGACCAGCACATCGGCCCGGCGGGCCTGATCGAGCGTGAGGCTCTCGCTGTACGTGCCGTCGAAGCAGGTGAACCGGACGGCCTTCGCGCCGGGCCGGACGCCCGCCGCGTCCAGCAGCGCGGACAGCCGTACGCCTTCGAAGGGGGTCTCGGGCACCCGCCAGCCGGTGACGCACTGGACGTCGCGGACCATGCGGGTCTGCTTCATCCGTTCCAGGGCGTCCAGGGTGTACGTGGCCGGGCGGTCGACCAGGCCGTCGACGGTCAGCCGGTAGTCGGTGGCGCTCTTCTTCGGTACGGACGTGGCGACGGAGTAGTAGCGGAAGCCGCCGCCGTTGGGCAGCAGCCCGGTCAGTCCGGTGGGGTCCTTGTCGGAGAGCGCGCCCAGGCCGGACTCCAGCGTCCGTTGCAGTACGGGGGCGGCGACGAGCCCTGCCGCGCCGAGGCCGAGCATCGTCAGGACGAGCCGGCGGCCCACGGGGGTGCCGGTGGAGTCCGGATCGGGGCCCTGCGCCGCCGGATCCGGCTCCGCGCCGGAAGAGGAACTGTTCACCCGTCGATTCGAGCACTCCGGGCCACCGGGCGCCAGGGG harbors:
- a CDS encoding rhamnogalacturonan acetylesterase; translated protein: MTAVAALATPAAAESAAPAPSGCTGSAPVICHFDVAPGTYLVTVRIGGATEGRTKVTAETRRTVLGETPTAAGRQVVRSFTVNVREPEGEPTGASGSPGLDLAFDGPAPLLAGLHVAPAPRTPQLFLIGDSTVCDQLGSPYTGWGQELPQYLRAGMSVANYADSGESSQTYLDQPQLFPTVRPLIRRGDTVLIQLAHNDKQTTEADYRANLTTMIGAIRAEGGRPVLVTPVVRRWFNADGTLDNGTALLVNGLGVDLPAQIRLLAAEHDVPLVDLTALTRQRVEELGPDASKALYLTDEKRDNTHTSERGATEYAAMVRDALRDQHLLPGRLFR
- a CDS encoding S-(hydroxymethyl)mycothiol dehydrogenase, which codes for MPQHVQGVIAPGKNEPVRVETIVIPDPGPGEAVVKIQACGVCHTDLHYKQGGINDEFPFLLGHEAAGVVESVGDGVTDVAPGDFVVLNWRAVCGQCRACLRGRPWYCFDTHNAKQKMTLLDGTELSPALGIGAFAEKTLVASGQCTKVDPAVAPEVAGLLGCGVMAGIGAAINTGQVGRGDSVAVIGCGGVGDAAIAGARLAGAAKIIAVDIDDRKLETAKTMGATHTVNSRSSDPVEAIRALTDGNGADVVIEAVGRPETYKQAFYARDLAGTVVLVGVPTPEMQLELPLLDVFGRGGSLKSSWYGDCLPSRDFPMLIDLHQQGRIDLGAFVTETIGIGDIEQAFARMHDGDVLRSVVVF
- a CDS encoding pseudouridine synthase, producing MRGRAKPPPSPLPQRDGVDPVRVRLPEDPDGQWPTVRDHLLARFADAIGAEQVDAMLAGDRFASTRGPVTGHEPYTAGRYLWFHRDFAPEEPVPFPVGVVHRDEHLVIADKPHFLATTPRGRHITETAVARLRRELALPLLQPAHRLDRLTAGLVLFVVRPEERGAYQTLFRDRLVRKEYEAVAPYAPGLVLPRTVRSRIVKERGVIAAREEPGEPNSESRIELLEHRAGLGRYRLLPATGRTHQLRVHMNGLGLPLVHDPVYPVVEAEGASDDFSRPLQLLARVLEFTDPVTGEPHRFESGLRLSAWPESQGVFRK
- a CDS encoding MBL fold metallo-hydrolase → MAARIDHLVTSGTFALDGGEWDVDNNVWIVGDDTEAVVIDAAHDAAAIEAALGGRTLRAIICTHAHNDHIDAAPALADATGAPVLLHPDDLPLWKQTHPDRAPDGELADGQEIQVAGTTLTVLHTPGHAPGAVCLYAPELSTVFTGDTLFQGGPGATGRSFSHFPTIVASIRDRLLALDPETAVRTGHGDSTTIGAEAPHLDEWIARGH
- a CDS encoding APC family permease — encoded protein: MTSYREETAGPAQPPAALRKSLGVVDGFAIAASSTAATTSIGIGLGVTATAVGLHLPIIMLLAFLPILGIAGAYSRLNRVEPNMGSGYVWVGRSLSPWLGFLVGWIGIVSTIVFLAYTTTVTGSALLQLAGEAGLHEVSGLRLAPDSTAQSTALGIVVLVAVTFTAVTGLRSAATFQKYLLVFEYAVLLGFCGYGLFAGSQPFSLDWLNPFTIPSFEELAQGLLLSVFCFWGFESTFSVTEEIRDPQDASKAGLITLFTMLGLFLLGSFAFQRVLSLDELTAHGAQGLTYFGNQLADQPLAALPLIALTLSAVASLQSGVIPTVRGMFAMGRDRTLGPLWTKVSPRYGTPAAGTVAVGCIAAAIAVLSLVIPKVGDLILASVNAIGVVVSVYYALTALAAAARFRGSFRESPSLAVRAVVLPVISALVLLALGGYLCWTFATSADHFEVSPDNGWFMLLCPAVILLTGFVAAAWAKWARRSPYFVTGRSVAPDVLADPVPDPA
- a CDS encoding amidohydrolase, with protein sequence MPRTPADLVFTGGPVHTTDAARTRATTVAVTGGRITAVGHDEVRELIGPRTETVDLAGRLLLPGFQDAHVHPVTAGQELAQCDLTGAGDRVATIAAVRAYADENPARDWITGGGWSMDAFEGGAPTRQQLDTAVPDRPACLLNRDHHGAWVNSRALALAGITAHTPDPADGRIERDARGEPTGLLQEGAMDLVARHAPRSTPADRLAGLLRAQRLLHAYGITAWQDAIVGTYGSMDDVADAYLTADRDGSLTARVTGALWWDREHGTEQIPGLVARREELTGRNFRARSVKIMQDGVAETGTAALLAPYLDACGCATANSGTSFVDPLDLRRYVTELDALGFQTHFHALGDRAVREALDAVEAARAANGRTDTRPHLAHLQIVHPDDIPRFRALGATANIQPLWAAHEPQMDELTIPFLGRERAALQYPFAALLRSGATVAAGSDWPVSSADPLHGIHTAVNRVVPGGDHSRAFLPEQRISLTDALAAYTAGSAYVNHLDDTGSIRAGALADLVVLDRDPYAAPPEEIAGTRVLATYVGGRRVYGD
- a CDS encoding TetR/AcrR family transcriptional regulator codes for the protein MNASERVVPEDARRRRRPTKQGVMLSEQLIVETALRLIGEHGASALTVRRLGAALGCDPSALYRYFRDTDELLLAVADELIGRTLRSWRPTGDWRADLRSLGLRMHADYLSHPQAALLTCARVTGRTHEIRSVEAILGVLRGAGFPDAEAVRIYHVFVDQTLSFAALDASTLALPERARAQEVQAWPEIYARQPADTHPNIAATAPVLVAEMGRSGYPAALEMMLAAAAARLQHVRR
- a CDS encoding FadR/GntR family transcriptional regulator → MTTPAQGLHTHVLDALGLEIAAGEHLPGQVLRTDELAQRFDVSRTVVREVIRVLESMHLVESRRRVGVTVRPTEAWNVYDPQVIRWRLAGADRPRQLRSLTVLRSAIEPVAASLAARHATAAQCAELTERALGMVATSRGQQLEGYLEHDIAFHRIILNASGNEMFARLGDVVAEVLAGRTHHQVMFEDPDPAAVTLHVRLAEAVREGDADGAERLTKEIAVGALHELDVLAP